One Spinacia oleracea cultivar Varoflay chromosome 4, BTI_SOV_V1, whole genome shotgun sequence DNA segment encodes these proteins:
- the LOC130471597 gene encoding uncharacterized protein produces MKKKLDEAKGLWADELPNVLWSIRTTAKNSTGETPFLLAYGAEPVLPIEMCEPTLRVMLFDEDANWEMMKAALDFLPETRGNPALRQQLYKLRMTREYNKRVSRRILKVGDFVLRKMEAIGRANEQGKLTPTWEGPYDIYEKFGTELTESKICRGVQFYVPGMRIT; encoded by the coding sequence atgaaaaagaagcttgatgaaGCAAAAGGGTTgtgggccgacgagttacccaatgtctTATGGTCTATACGAACAACGGCAAAAaattccacaggagaaacaccatttTTATTAGCATATGGAGCTGAACCCGTCCTACCaattgaaatgtgtgaaccaactttGCGCGTCATGCTATTTGATGAagatgccaattgggaaatgatgaaagcGGCCTTGGATTTCCTACCAGAAACCAGAGGGAACCCGGCTCTACGCCAGCAACTATACAAACTCCGGATGACTAGAGAGTACAACAAAAGGGTCTCTAGAAGAATCTTaaaagttggagattttgtgctAAGGAAGATGGAAGCCATTGGACGTGCtaatgaacaagggaaactcacccctACCTGGGAAGGTCCATACGACATTTATGAAAAGTTCGGGACGGAACTTACCGAATCCAAGATATGCAGGGGCGTCCAATTTTACGTACCTGGAATGCGGATAACCTGA